A stretch of Anolis sagrei isolate rAnoSag1 chromosome X, rAnoSag1.mat, whole genome shotgun sequence DNA encodes these proteins:
- the LOC137094880 gene encoding carcinoembryonic antigen-related cell adhesion molecule 6-like: protein MWPKNFRLVSVSVLSWCFLLTGAQSGTTTTISVRPSKPIEGGDVSLIPASIPASTVSCRWFRGGDALANTILVYYISSPPTQRPGANYTGRETIDSNCSLHITNLAGNYSGTYLFLLDSTVETLKGEVELLVSEPVSGVSITSTPSEILEGDVTTLTCSAAKGSEVSFFWFKGDRILESDDRVSLSNDSRVLTFNTTLRQDLGVYTCLVNNSLSSSKDSQTLEVFYGPDDIHLNSHLVEVTMGLCSHLNLSCIANSNPPAQFQWFFNYTDMNVTESTYSIGPVTWEDAGNYTCQASNKRTNKTGSATITIKLQKDLLERLGLGPGAIAGIVIVSLALGLGLVGGLLYFFLRIRPQRKKPTSDPIQSGPPAYENVSRPGQRNIGENLGSPSDSSSHTYESLQKRTLDVYEEIKHLK, encoded by the exons TCTCAGTCCTAAGTTGGTGCTTCTTGTTGACCGGTGCCCAAAGTGGGACAACCACCACTATCTCGGTGCGCCCATCGAAGCCAATTGAAGGAGGAGACGTCAGCCTCATCCCCGCAAGCATCCCTGCAAGCACTGTGTCCTGCCGTTGGTTCCGAGGGGGAGATGCTCTTGCAAACACCATCCTTGTCTACTACATCTCTTCACCTCCTACACAGAGACCAGGAGCGAACTACACTGGGCGAGAGACTATAGACTCCAACTGCTCCCTTCACATCACAAATTTAGCAGGAAACTACTCTGGAACCTATCTGTTCTTACTAGACAGTACTGTCGAAACTCTAAAAGGGGAAGTGGAACTCCTTGTCTCAG AACCAGTTAGCGGAGTCTCCATCACCAGTACTCCCAGTGAGATCCTGGAAGGCGACGTCACGACCCTGACTTGCAGTGCCGCAAAGGGCAGCGAGGTCTCCTTCTTCTGGTTCAAAGGGGACCGGATCTTGGAAAGCGATGATCGTGTCTCTTTGAGCAACGATAGCCGCGTCTTAACGTTCAACACGACACTCCGGCAAGACTTGGGCGTCTACACCTGCTTGGTCAACAACAGCCTTTCTAGTAGCAAAGACAGCCAGACACTCGAAGTTTTCT atGGGCCTGATGACATTCACCTCAACTCGCATCTGGTAGAGGTCACAATGGGACTCTGTTCCCATCTGAACCTTTCATGCATTGCCAACTCCAACCCTCCAGCACAGTTTCAGTGGTTTTTCAATTATACTGATATGAATGTGACTGAATCAACCTACAGCATTGGCCCAGTGACCTGGGAAGATGCAGGAAATTACACGTGCCAGGCTTCCAACAAGAGAACCAACAAGACGGGCAGTGCCACCATCACCATTAAATTGCAAAAGG ATCTTCTTGAAAGATTGGGACTTGGACCTGGAGCCATTGCTGGGATCGTGATCGTGAGCTTGGCATTGGGATTGGGCCTGGTTGGAGGCCTGCTTTATTTCTTTCTCC GGATCCGCCCTCAGAGAAAGAAACCAACCTCAGACCCCATCCAATCTGGACCTCCAGCCTATGAAAATGTCTCTCGTCCAGGACAGAGGAACATTGGG GAGAATCTGGGAAGTCCTTCTGACTCGAGCAGCCATACATATGAG TCCTTGCAAAAGAGAACCCTGGATGTCTATGAAGAGATCAAGCATCTCAAATGA